A genomic window from Brassica oleracea var. oleracea cultivar TO1000 chromosome C8, BOL, whole genome shotgun sequence includes:
- the LOC106311285 gene encoding E3 ubiquitin-protein ligase SINA-like 7: MVGFSEDGNNSTSQKRQRTSRDTKGKKKRTATLHDLDAIECPLCFDPLTIPIFQCDNGHIACFTCLHKLKQKCATCSLKTRSRNRALERVLELLRVPCPNVELGCSEIISFSETSTHLEICAFTQRACPFSSCDFVCFNKDLYEHSIAKHCESSYMFECGKPVFIYPMSGKRVILKEQTTEGEGEIVIVECFDTPQGRIFYASCIGPGEEELSYTFKLFSSCSDRLWFESDLNRVRQVSNELPDEHFC; encoded by the exons ATGGTAGGTTTCTCCGAGGATGGAAACAACAGCACTTCGCAAAAGAGGCAACGTACTTCCCGTGATACGAAGGGGAAGAAGAAACGCACGGCAACGCTGCATGATCTAGATGCTATCGAGTGTCCTCTTTGCTTCGATCCTCTCACCATTCCTATCTTCCAG TGTGATAATGGTCATATAGCATGCTTTACTTGCCTCCACAAGTTGAAGCAAAAATGTGCAACATGCTCCTTAAAAACTCGTTCACGCAATAGAGCTTTGGAACGGGTTCTTGAACTACTTAGAGTTCCATGTCCAAATGTAGAACTTGGTTGCTCCGAGATTATCTCTTTTTCTGAAACATCAACACATTTAGAGATCTGTGCTTTCACCCAACGTGCTTGCCCTTTTAGCAGCTGCGACTTTGTTTGCTTTAACAAGGATTTATATGAACACAGCATTGCTAAACACTGTGAGTCCTCGTATATGTTTGAGTGTGGAAAGCCCGTGTTTATATACCCCATGAGTGGCAAGAGGGTAATTCTCAAGGAACAAACTACAGAAGGAGAAGGAGAGATTGTTATTGTAGAGTGTTTTGACACACCACAAGGTCGAATATTCTATGCTAGTTGTATTGGACCAGGAGAAGAGGAGTTATCCTACACCTTCAAGTTGTTTTCATCTTGCTCTGATCGCTTGTGGTTTGAATCAGATCTCAATAGAGTGCGTCAAGTGAGCAATGAACTACCAGATGAGCATTTTTGTTGA
- the LOC106310291 gene encoding probable 2-oxoglutarate/Fe(II)-dependent dioxygenase has protein sequence MNMFQDWPEPIVRVQSLSQSNLKAIPNRYVKPLSQRPNLPSQNHHNKHNPVTAAIPIIDLGGLYTNDITLHAKTLDEISKACKEWGFFQVVNHGMSPQLMDRAKETWRDFFRLPMELKNMHANSPKTYEGYGSRLGVEKGAILDWSDYYYLHYCPLSLKDYTKWPSLSLHRREILEDYCKEMVKLCENLMSILSRNLGLQEDILQNAFGGKEESGGCLRVNYYPKCPQPELTLGLSPHSDPGGLTILLPDEQVAGLQVRGCDDAWITVEPAPHALIVNIGDQIQMLTNSIYKSIEHRVIVSPAKERLSLAFFYNPKGNIPIEPLKELVTEDSPALYSSTTYDQYRQFMRTQGPRSKSHIDELRSPR, from the exons ATGAACATGTTCCAAGATTGGCCTGAGCCTATAGTCCGTGTCCAATCCTTATCCCAAAGCAACCTCAAAGCCATACCAAACCGCTACGTCAAGCCTCTCTCTCAACGTCCAAACTTACCCTCTCAAAACCACCACAACAAACACAACCCTGTCACCGCCGCTATCCCCATCATTGACTTAGGTGGCTTATACACAAACGACATAACTCTACATGCGAAAACACTCGACGAGATCTCAAAAGCTTGTAAAGAATGGGGGTTCTTTCAAGTGGTTAACCATGGGATGAGTCCTCAGCTCATGGACCGAGCAAAAGAAACATGGAGAGACTTCTTTCGTCTTCCCATGGAGCTTAAGAACATGCATGCTAATTCGCCAAAAACTTATGAGGGATATGGAAGCCGACTTGGCGTAGAGAAGGGAGCTATTCTTGATTGGAGTGATTACTATTATCTTCATTACTGCCCCTTGTCTTTGAAGGATTACACCAAGTGGCCTTCTTTATCTCTTCATCGCCG AGAAATACTGGAGGATTACTGCAAGGAAATGGTTAAACTGTGCGAAAACTTGATGAGTATATTATCGAGAAACTTGGGATTACAAGAGGACATCCTTCAAAATGCGTTTGGTGGCAAAGAGGAATCTGGAGGATGTTTAAGGGTTAATTATTACCCAAAATGCCCTCAGCCAGAGTTAACACTCGGCCTCTCACCACACTCCGATCCCGGTGGATTGACCATTCTTTTGCCGGACGAGCAAGTCGCCGGCCTTCAGGTCCGTGGATGTGACGACGCTTGGATCACAGTCGAGCCAGCTCCTCATGCTCTCATCGTTAACATTGGTGACCAAATTCAG ATGTTGACCAATTCAATATACAAAAGCATAGAACACAGAGTGATCGTCAGCCCTGCAAAGGAGAGGTTGTCATTGGCATTCTTCTACAACCCAAAGGGCAACATCCCAATCGAGCCATTGAAGGAGCTAGTGACCGAAGATTCACCAGCTCTCTACTCTTCCACGACCTATGATCAATACCGTCAATTCATGCGTACGCAAGGTCCACGTAGCAAGTCTCATATTGACGAACTTAGATCCCCTCGATAG